In Deinococcus psychrotolerans, the genomic window TTCCAAAGTGCAGCACCCGGCGGCGGGATAAAAGGTTGGGGCAAGGTAAGCGGCGACAGGAAGAAGCGGGCGCGGTGGTGTTAAATACAGGGGTGTTAAACGAATATGTGGTCTTTGACCTCGAAACCACGGGCCTGAGTCCCGAAAAAGACGCCATCGTAGAAATCGGCGCACTCAAAATCAGAGACGGCCAAGTTCGGGAAAGCGAGCGTTTCGAGTCACTCGTTCGTCCCCAGCGGGCCGACGGCTCGGCCATGCCGATTCCCTGGCAGGCCCAGCGCGTTCACGGCATCAGCGACCAGATGGTGGCGCAATCGCCGCTGCTGGGCGCGGTGCTGCCCGACTTTCTGGCTTTCGTGGGCGGCGCAGCGGTGGTGGCCCACAACATCTCCTTTGACGGCGGCTTCATGCGGGTGGCGACCCGTCGGCACGGCCTGAGCTGGACACCTGCGCGTGAGCTGTGTACGGTGCAGCTCTCGCGCCGCGCCTTTCCCCGTGAGCGGGCGCATAACCTGGGGGTGCTGGCCCAGCGCCTCAATCTCGAATTTGCTCCCGGAGGCCGCCACCGCAGCTTCGGGGACGTGCAGCTGACGGCTCAGGCGTTCGTGCAACTCATGCAGATGCTGGAGACGGTGGGAACAGGGGAGAGAGAAAAGCTCAAATCCTGGTGAGGCGGAGTTTGGTGGAGCCGGGCACGTTCAAGGCTGTTCATGCTGCCCCCTGTTTACCCCTTCCAGAACCCGCCCCCTCTTTGCTACACTGCTAAAGTTGCACGGTTGCCGCCTCGCCCTGCCAGCTTGAACCCAACTCACCAAGCGCAGGAAGCAAGAACGCGAGCGGCAAACCCGTCCCAGAGGGAGAAATACACTATGGAACTGAAAGCCACCCCCAGAAACACCCAAGACAAGCTGCCGGTGGGCATGATCCCCGCCGTCGCTTACAACAAAGAGCACAATGTCTCGTTTACCATTGACCTCAAAGCCTTTGACCGGGCTTTCCGTGCTCAGGGCACGGCGGGCTTGTTCGATATCACCATCGAAGGCGGCGAAACCTTCCCCGCACTGGTCAAAGCCGTGCAGATGGACAAGCGCAAGCGCGTCGCGCAGCACGTCGACTTTTTCATGGTCACGTACGGCCAGCCGATTGAAGCCAGCGTGCCGGTTCACATCAAAGGCAAGAGCCAGGGCGAAGTCATGGGCGGCTTGGTGGACATCGTCACCCACAGCCTCAGCATCATTGCCCCCGGCCCGCGCCGGATTCCCCAAGAAATCGTGGTGGATGTCAGCAAGCTCAACATCGGCGATCACATCACCGCAGGCGATCTCAAGTTGCCTGAAGGTGTCAAACTGGCCGTCGACGAGAGCATCATGATCATCAGCGTCTTGCCGCCGCGCCTGACTGCCGAGGAAGCCGAAGCCGAAACCCAGGCCGCGCAGGTTGCGGGCATGGTCGCGTCCGGCGAACTCAGCGAAGCCGCCGCCGAAGCTGTTCTGGAAGGCGAAACCAGCTTGGAAGAAGCCAAAGCCGAGAGCAGCGAGGAAGTGGCCAAGGAAGAAAGCGAAGACGACTCCAGCAAAGCCAGCGAAGAGTAAGCCTTACTTTCGAACCAAGAGCGCGGTTCCTTCGGGGGCCGCGCTCTTTGATTTGGGTGACAGTTTGTAGGCGAAAGGATGAATGTCACTCTGCGGTATGGTGGAATTTAGATGCCGTTCTAAATCTTCATGGCACTTTTATGACATGCATTCTCAACTGATAATCGCTGTATATCAGTTTCTTGCCGTCTTTGCTGAATATCGGCCCATAACAGGCATTTGGATATTTCTTTAGGATCTTACCTGTTTTTGAGTCTCTGAGTGCGATTGTGCCGTCGCCGAATTTTGATTCTGGTAGATCGTCTGGTTTATCGGAAGCCGAACAACGGCTGGTTCCAACCGCGTCTCCTGTCACATCTCCGCGTGTAGCCAGGTACTGTCCATCTGGGCTGAAGACAGTCTGGAAGATGCCAAGTTTCTGACCTGTGAGTTGGTACTGAATTTTTCCCGTATCGAAGTCTCGCACCCAGCCAGCCGATGACAGCCTGTTAACCTTGACAGGTCTAGGCTGAAGATAAATGACTAGACCCCCGGCGACCAATCTTTCATCTGGACTGACTGACGTTGAACTTGAGACAAAATCGCCTTGATATAAGGCTGCTCCAATACTATTATCTCGCTCATCAATTGTCTTGTAGATTGGTTTTCGCGTGAAATTTATCGATCTAGTTGGCGATTCTGTAATTCCCGATCTATAGACTTTTACATCATCTACTGAAAAGACAAATATTTTTCC contains:
- a CDS encoding PolC-type DNA polymerase III, whose protein sequence is MLNEYVVFDLETTGLSPEKDAIVEIGALKIRDGQVRESERFESLVRPQRADGSAMPIPWQAQRVHGISDQMVAQSPLLGAVLPDFLAFVGGAAVVAHNISFDGGFMRVATRRHGLSWTPARELCTVQLSRRAFPRERAHNLGVLAQRLNLEFAPGGRHRSFGDVQLTAQAFVQLMQMLETVGTGEREKLKSW
- a CDS encoding WD40 repeat domain-containing protein produces the protein MHQILRKIFCGCLSLTLGAGEAEKIVSLHAPISALSPDGHSVYSYVYSALGRGFRYLDIYDFRDFSLRTLELSSDGRIGEVHHLDFLDEARLNLMTDRSSLSPVTFDKSGRFAIINSRLYSIGTDEKIMPNPISNRRLSGNFTGDSRYLVISGLCEIEFLKLENLKFNDKLQICNPKNVSIGWESADARLTKNGKIFVFSVDDVKVYRSGITESPTRSINFTRKPIYKTIDERDNSIGAALYQGDFVSSSTSVSPDERLVAGGLVIYLQPRPVKVNRLSSAGWVRDFDTGKIQYQLTGQKLGIFQTVFSPDGQYLATRGDVTGDAVGTSRCSASDKPDDLPESKFGDGTIALRDSKTGKILKKYPNACYGPIFSKDGKKLIYSDYQLRMHVIKVP
- a CDS encoding 50S ribosomal protein L25/general stress protein Ctc — translated: MELKATPRNTQDKLPVGMIPAVAYNKEHNVSFTIDLKAFDRAFRAQGTAGLFDITIEGGETFPALVKAVQMDKRKRVAQHVDFFMVTYGQPIEASVPVHIKGKSQGEVMGGLVDIVTHSLSIIAPGPRRIPQEIVVDVSKLNIGDHITAGDLKLPEGVKLAVDESIMIISVLPPRLTAEEAEAETQAAQVAGMVASGELSEAAAEAVLEGETSLEEAKAESSEEVAKEESEDDSSKASEE